The Xiphophorus hellerii strain 12219 chromosome 6, Xiphophorus_hellerii-4.1, whole genome shotgun sequence genomic interval ctctgaaatgaataaaaagtcattcagttaatcattcagttactcagaatcagcacaacattgactctttccatctttaagatgactagaacaaactcctcactgttgaatccgtggtgttggcatcactttattacaaatgatagtaaataattggaaatgtaGAAACAGATAGAATAGATAGAATTTATTCCGTTATTACCTGACACAACTAGAACTCCATAAAGTCTCatagtaaaagtcacattaagaCACATTCAGAGCGCATCATGCTAAACCGATCCTCCGCACAAAACCATCCTCTAACGTTTGTTTATCACGTCagaattttaacaagaaagaaaaacacagagtacaagcgataaaattgttgtgttattagatgcaggtcacaacagttgggagtgtacattttatctttagggtTTTATGTAACACCGTACTAataagctacattattgttggtgaataatatcacagtgaacacagatcctaatcatccatcactagtgGATCTGTTCTTCTCTTGTTCCGCAGCCcctggatgaacaggaacaactgatgtttgttcgttctgtaggacacaatttccctttaaggagaaaaaaagtcaaagtttagtttgttttacattgttgtttttttagcacacgcaaatgatagagcacttaataaattaaactaaaagttgttcatttacattatattcatttagaccaaaaaggaaagttattagttatactctacaattcagagtagaattcaatttttaacgagatccaaattttttaaagtttttgaccaaccttaaagtgtcttcagctcgtggagccgtttcagtgaagttagcgttcatggagggaaacttgctgctgctgttctgctcggtcagaatgttgctgatgtcagaaaaatctgctgtcatgtcatgagctgaaaaaaaaaataaaattaacaaacatgtttgcaaaaagaagtggtAAGACcgtattttcacttaagacttataaaatagtttcatgattttggttatgcctgcagaatttaaactgaggtaacactgaacaacgaatcgttgggtaaatagtttgaaaaagagaagatattaaagacacgctaacctaaatggctgcaaatgcaaccattgttgaaaatgaatcagactcatgtgtaatgttttgtcttagtgtaatgtttcacctctctgcaaaacttttgagtcaccaagctttattctttttaaacccttgctatttggtcagtttgattttagaaggggaacaatgacatttttttataacagaaacataaaatctactctttttacatctttaagatgactagaacaagactcactgtgaacactgagggcgatgagttcagccaaaagtaagacattcaggattcccaaacatacagccgcacggaggcagagcctctctttggagctgctccaaccttaacaaaaacctcaaccttagcaaaattgaattcaatacatgctaaatttctctgtaactttgttcttacctgtgtgattagatgcggtttgtccaacaggttccatattgatgtaaatttcctccatcgcttcagactctgttggctttaaacattgactataaaatccactgcagtagtggaactaagtgaaataaactgtgggaaagagatgagatgtctggtgttcaacaaaacaaaaggtaaacgtattttagagataacgaccaaataaagaaattcatgaacgCAGATTCAGtattagtttcttaaatatcttacacaacataaaattcttgaaggtttcaatagtttcataagttcatatttgctgattcggttctgtatcgatgaatatttatttatcctttttctttattttccttgagcttggttaatcctactcataataaacacattacacttttccatgggtgaaaagataattgactctttccatctttaagatgacacaaaattaaaaatagttttaaatcacggatataaggatgaaaaaatacatccgatgttgtgatgttcttgcttcatcttgctcctgcggatggctgtgtccaaaaaatatttcctaaaggcCAATAAATGATTGGAGCAGATGACTGGTTCCCTCCTTGGTCATATGGGCCCAACAGTTTTACAGGTCTCATGCTGTActgataactagtcacagccttgctctcggtaaaaacaactatcatctttgtattttgctttctaaatcctcttttaaccttgtttcttgtccagtagcagaaacacttacattaagaaaccacaggtgttgaactgaaatcctccattagtccagaaaatgtaaaagacctgaattgcattattacaaaacttctataaccgtaggatcgaataattatggaattgtacgtatttattcatattttaaagatatgtacttttaggactggcatctaataaaaacaagctgcatgagctggctaGTACTGTCTAAAACTCTgtcaccatatcttctaaaacagccatgaggcagatcaacagtttgacaaacagtttgctttgtgaagcaccgcctcgctgggagggaatcaaaaggctaacatgccaatcaggtgcaagttgggcgggttaaagtaagagaaacccgaTACTGCATTCAGAGCACAATGAAGACCAGCGagcaaaatatcagagttcaggagatacaagatagaaaatttgattgaatcaagacattgcccagaagttcagactgggaagctaactggcacattgctaactaagtatgtggagcaggaaaatagaccgtatttactttaatttatgcaaaccaattacctcaaaagattcaattactgctacatataaaagacaagtgtagttacaccgtgtgattttggcaaacaatattcttaaactcatccgaaatattattctccgtaaaacttcttttattttctgcttacagcagcaatatatttgctacatagattaaagattcatggtctcattatttgacatggttgttctgttcaaaaccttttggtttgcttgagcagaaagtgtctgggcatgttaaaatgttaaacttttaccaccctaaatcctcactactttcaaatagttcacttttttattttattttacttgttgcatggactcaacttaaatagattaacttataaagcattttttatatatatccaAATGTccctgccacttgtttaagatgagtacaaacaacaagtcgatgataattaagtgatgttcgcttgaactttttttaagtctaatgttttattttacagtgaggaaggccggagtctagctttagcaaatggctgaaggcgtctgatccgcttcaaactcagtacctgtttgctTTACtgcaaaactttggtaaggttaaatttagtggctaaagaaaatcagacggtttattctccaatgtgagaaatcccttgaggtagtcaagtttcttgtttgatcagatcttgttagtcagtatgattactaattaacggttgattcttttgtatctagatgcaatgtaatcattcaattcacaattgaagttttattatggggatgcagcagataaaatatttcatagtatatttcaatgattcctttcatacagtctaaactccctgaaaaaaaagacctttcagagaaatataattttgattgctttgagtttaatgatattttacttaatatgactgatatgatcttctttagcgcatactgatgcttcacattgatcatttataagcttatcaatCACAAGAGATGTTGAACGGTCTGTTAGTGAACAGACAGCatcaaggaacaaaagctgcagatcatttttaaggtaacaaaacaattcaccattttgtgagcaactcttggagcatggttgtgtagtgagtatgtttaattttaatttttaggtaaagtgtaccaatagcaaacttagtcaacgttattataagtggggctagttgtcagaagatgtaagtaagtctcggtgagagggagtatttaagaaaaaacacaaattcactgattgaatttttgGTTGATAGTcagcatatatttaaatttgtgcaacaaacaccaaaagaaaagaaatactatataaaaaacGGAATGgctattcagtttgataaatatttacacattgaataaatcaatataaatccaagggcacactttaaaaatcaaatctaaataaataatatgaattatattaactattttaatacagactgatggttcacattgatcatttaaaagttttaataatgaaaaatttaaagaattagaggtgtattatattttgttagtgaacacagtaaagtgtgtaagataatggttggagggaaagctgaaagatacataTGAGCAACCTCACCGTGGCCTGTTCagtccctgtcagatattgttcagaagtatgtgtacaaatgaggaacatttcctgacatgtttcacactagcaagtgttacagaaaaaaatctatgagtttcaaatgtatataaaccaagatttactattttggagaaaacatgaagtagtgggaagatcagtgttgattcaacagcaagaaaaaaaactgaacaaaatcattcacaatgatgccggaccaaattctggaaaagtctggacaaattctttaactgtggaaagataaaagttacaaatgatgaacatttactgacatgtttcacactagcaagtgttacagaaaaaaaatctataagagtttcaaatttaagtgatgaaggaaatcacaaactcatagtcagcactgactaatcgtgctaccataaaataaagcagtaaaacagttaaaactctaGGCTTTCTGTAGAGGTATGTGTTCAGTCTTACgggtgcgcacacacacacacacgcacgcacacacacacacacacacacacacacacccacacgcccacacacccacacacacacacagacaagcACCCATGGTAGGAGGGGGGTCTGGGTGGTGACATATGCAGATTCCAAGAGCTGATAGCAGACCCGATCAGGAAGATATTCCGTTTTAAAACCGGAGATATAGACCGAGCATCATTGTTATCGATTCTTTGCCAGAGGATGTCAGTGACATAGAGTTTCCTTGTGCAACATGTGTTTTGACCCCAAAGGTCATGAGAATCACCCAACTAGGATTTTTTTAACCTGCCTCACAGAGCCCGTTTCCGCAGTGTCTCAGGAGgatattctgtttaaaaccagagGTAACTACAACAtcctatttaaatatactatattgtatattattctcaattatctaacactttcattgtttttcatactttcattgtattattcttaaaactcataattTCCATACTTTACTTGTATTATTCTTACAACTCATACAGGTCTGAAGGCGTGGGAAAAACGGATCTGTCTGGGGGGAGGGGTGGGaaaggtgggggaggggcatccTGTGACCGGAAATCAAAAGCTATTAGTCATCAATCAatcatccatcaaactccgattaaaatttgacagaagggtgcctatTAGGTCTCTCTTACCTTCACCGTTGCCATTATAAGCTCAAAGTTCGGCTACTGCAAGAAAGACAGAGATCACCGCGTTGTGCTCAACTTCTCCCATTCGCTGGACAGCGCggtctgttctgctctctgattggtccgcTTACCTGGCGCCTGAAAGCTGTTTTGAACAAGTTCGTTCAACGGTTCTCATCTCAGAAGAAGCTGAATTGTGCTCAAACCTCGACAAAGAAAAGAACGCTGTTTGGACCTCGTCAGCGTTCAGCAAATGTAAgttaagctttattttcttcaaacgTAAAAGGCACGGTAATTTGTGTTTCTGCGGagattaaattttgtttttaaggcgTCATATTGCTTCTCGGAACAATATGCAGTCGAATCATTTTTTGCTACACCTGCAACACGTGTAACTTGTTGGGTAGGTTGAAATTGTTTAAACATGATTACATGTACGTTTTGCTGTAAAACACTAGACTTATTGAGGGGCTATGTGTTGCATTGTGCACAGAAACGAGCCCAGTTGTGTATTTAAATGCCTCGGCACAGAATGTAAGCGGACATTTTGTACATATGCAGcgtttaaaactcatttttaccGAGTTCACAACGTGGCTTCACAACCCGAATCAGCCAAAGCCATTGTTGCTAAATTGAAATGCACCATTTCATTGTGTGGGCACCGAAGCCAAACTGTGAAAGAAGTCGTTGCTCATTTAAAGGAGCATATAATGGAGGGGCGGCCTGTAGCATGTCCAGTAAAAAATTTAAGGATGTACATGACTAAAAAATGTGAATCAGGCACGATATTTTGTTTGACACTAAGTATGAGTCTCTTTAATTTGTACATAGTTGAATACATGTTATATTACGGTGATCTTGTTTTTTTACcattattttgtctgattttattccAGAAATGGCTGAGCAAACATTTTTACGCAGCGCTATCAGTGAAGTGTTGCCCGATCTTGCAGAGGCTTCAAAAGACATTCTGAGGAGACTTTACAGTCAATTGGAGTAGAAATGTATGATGACTTCCAGTTCATTGTTGAGGAAGACTTGCTGTCAGCATTAAGACCAATTCAAGCCAGAAAGGCACTTGCTGCTTGGAAATTCAGATGCAAGTaaaattgtagaaaagcaaaaatcaacCATTAAACACTGATATTCATATTCAGTTCTGataacttatttgtttttttgtgtttttgaaggcCGGACCCCTGAAACCAGCAGGTCCTCAAGTAATGCATCACCAGATACTCCTCCATTAGAGCAGTCTTTGTCCCCGCTAAGTGTGTCATCAAACTCCTCCAGCAGCAACCAGACATCTGCAGCAGACTGGGTGGACACCTTTGAGATACCATGGGAAAAGTTCTCAGAAGAACTGATGCAGGCATTAGAGAGAGGTAAACGGCCAAGTCCAAAAATGAGGAAGGAGATGGTCAGGATTGTGGTGTctgaaatgatgcaaaaaagttCTTACTTGGGTAAAAGGAGTTCTACAGAGGTTGCAAAGAAGATGGTGGCAAAATATCCAAAATCTCTACAAGACGTTATTGATGGAGATGTCATTGGCCCTGGCTATCATTCACTCGTCAAACAACTTCAATATCGAATTGACAACGTGAAGCGATCTACAATGCCTAAAATAAGAAAGCGAAAGCGCTGCTCTGAAAACTCTGACACAGATGAAATTCATCAGGAACAGAGAGCTGCAATTCAGGACACCTATGGGTGTATCAACTGGAATGTAAAATTCCTTCCTCTTGGAGAAACTGCTGAAAGTCAGCAACAGAAGAAGGACAAGCTCAAGATGATGTCTCTGCAGAAGGAGGCCAATCCTGAGGAGATGAAACAATTACTGAGGACAACTTTCTACTCACAGCGCAAAGATATTAACCAGGGGAAAAGCATTCAAGATGTCTTGGAAGCCTggcctgttttatttcatgacaTTGGGATGGCTGTACACTACAAGGAACTTACTGGACTTGGATTGAAGGAAACCTTCATGAGGAACATGGATATGAAGGGAAAAAGACTGCTGAACTACATGAACACTGTTtgtgtgaacaaaaacaaaaggtttttccaGGCTCAGACAAAGTTGAAGATGTTAAGGGGAGAACTGGACGGTTACTCTGAAGATGTTAAAGAGCTGATGCTCCTACTTCTCTGCTACTTCAATGAAAATGAAGAAGCAATGTTCTTCTGTGTGGAGGACACATGCCTAGCTGAAGAGGTACAGATGGAGAATGTCTCCTTGACTCCCACTGTCATTGTGTGTGGTGagttcctttttgtttttccagtttctttgacctgttgtcttttttgttgtcttgTCCCCTTTCTTTGCCCTTTTGTCCATCTGgcattttgtttaatattgttttttttttttttcaattattttcttatgCTTTTACTAtactaatatatttttttgtactttttacttaatttgttatttttcatataaatgtcattgttttgttgtatCAGGAGTCtaaatttatttgttctttctcCTTAGGTCAATCCTGCTTCCATGCTAAACGATTCATGCTGAGTGTGGATCAACAGATTGGAAACAACAACATctcctgttttatttctgccCTCTGCATGATGTTTGGGAGCTATTATTGTTTTAACATACATTATCCATCGGGGCTGGCGTCTACACTGGAGTTTCTGCAGAGgtataagttgtttttttgtttttttttaattgtagggagttaaatttgacttttgacaACTTTTATatcttgaataaaatgtttatttctttgtgaagcacattttgatgtagttttctgtttgtcctcTTTATCTTAAGGTGTTTCTTCTCAATCAACCCAGACAAGGGCAGTAAGGTGGAAGAAACCCGTAAACCCAGACTGCGTGTGAACCCCCGTGTACTCACCTTGATCCAGAAACTTTCGGATCATGAGTGGCGTGATGTTTGAGAAAGGACTAAAGTCAGTGAGTTATCAAGACAGTGTTTAATCTTAACAGAGCTGAATAGATTTGTAAATGTATGTTGCATCTCACACCGTGTCTGCTGAAgttaaaaaagttgaaaagacatatttatatttgttcagTGGCTGAATTTTGCTCCATGTCAGAAAGCACAAATGAGAATTtcattgaaaatatgttttcaattaaaatgtttatttgtttctaaaaaaaaattgaatatcATTATAGATACAGTTATATTGGGCTTccttgtgttttaaatttgcatttaactggtaaatgtttgttgaaatttgatgtttatagatatttgaaaatagaattgtttctaaaaaagaaaaacctttgaaacaaacaaacattattattaaaatgtatactGGAAATAGAAATGTATTGTATGTTATAATCTTCAAGCCCCCCCTCCAAAACAAAGGGGGTGAAAGTTGGTTCTCATACTGTTTCTGATAAAGTTAAAAAGGTTGAAGAAATTTATATCTATTCAGCAGGTGCATTTGCTTCATGTGCTTCATGATGTtcagaaaagacaaatgagaaaataaatatttcaaaggcATGTaagtgtatgtttatttttttaagattatcATAGATACAATTTATATTGGGCTTCcttgtgttttaaagtttcctttaagtgggaaatgtttgttgaaatgtgatgcttatacatatttaaaaatataattattagtaaaaagaaaaaaaattagagcaaatttctgtttttcagaaagtattaataaaatgttttaaattgacattttaacagttttaatctgttatttaaagGTATTTTATCAGTAGGactaaatgaagtttttttgtacaacaaacaaaaactgggtAAATCTTACtggaaaaaagtgtaaaataacagCATTATTATGATAATTCATCAGAAAAAGTTGGTTAAAATTACttgataaaactgttttattacaaaaataacccttttcaaatcacagtaaaaatttgtgcaaaactaTGGGAAAATCTGTTCATTTCACAATTTAACACTGTTGTAATTACTGTTTGGTCAGTAAAACAGTTTACATGTTCACTGTGTTTTCTACAGAAttattctggcaaccacagctgccagttttttttttgtaaaaacaacagaattttttttacagtgaaccTCCAATGAGTAAAACAACCTCCAATGAGCAATCAAACAGAAGTTCCATATGTAAAAGTAATATTGTCATCAAATAAACTCACCCAGCAATCGAATCAATAGGTTTAAAGATTTTTGGAGGAATTCCTGAGGAAGACGCAAACAGCAAACTGCGCATTGGAGGCGGGGCTTAACTAAGCTAGCAGAGTTTGGGGCAACACAGGAAGTGgccccacaaaaataaaaatcctttacTAATTCCGGGTTACACCAGATTGTGATTCTGTAATAATGTTTAGATGTTTGGTAAATATGGATGTTAGTAATTTATAATCTGAATTTCTGAGAGCAATAAATTTTCTATTCTCAATAAATCTTGGATCCTTGTCTGGTTTGGGGATACATATAATAATTCCTTGTAtttaggcctgtcatgatagcaaattttgctgagcgattaattgtctcaaaaaattattgcgataaacgataatattgtctgaagacctttttacactgatttaatggaaatgacataataatgcaggcgatttcctgtcaaagatagatacactttattttcaaaagaatatttaacactggagctgataaactaaataaacaaaacaaccaaaaacaaaatggattctcagtctccattaacaaaaaatgtacttgataaaaactaaacaacataaagccaaagtggaaataaatactgcattcaacccaaagactgcagattatgaagtctgtatattatgttgcctttcagtaataattagatgtaaatagagaagatgggcacatcgactacctgatgcaataattcacactacatgattttttgctcctatttttccccttaaaacaatcttaaaacgttggtctttctaagattgtgttttgtgttacggtagatcgttgttgccgctccgatctaaatcaggggttttccccgactgggagcttaaagcagcctgttgaatgtgacaggtagccaatcagaaagcgaggattctcctctgtgctttctgagtggaaattacggaggggaatcccaaacggctgacacggcgcaacccgaagtccagcggacattggagatgatacgtggaaacaacattaatgtttattcaacatgcaaagaatatagaaatgacaagaggaggagttggagcgaaattactaccgcagttgataaacccggtaacttttcagctgttcttcgttaacgtgacgtaaataggttctaatgattttcattcagtcaggactttacgctgacactagcaacatgcactgcaggtagattgtagtaaagcattgattaatgcctggttttaaaattagttcactgaacttgtagccattattttgtgcccattgttggacaccacatggccggaccgaacccgatcgaaccgttatacctaggatttctgtcggccaatgtgtggtctgtcaggttttgaaaatgggccgacaatcggccgacagctctaagattaTGCAGGATAAGATAGTGCaggctgggctttacactaaggaaatgaggaatggggggtcagtggagagcaccggagttgatccttttttcattcagtgtcatcaacagaaagagaaaaaggacgGAAGAGGCGAtaatgataattaaaatgacgtcgatagttttaatttatcgtacgattaattgatttatcgtttatcgcgacaggcctacttgtattgtatgatttttaaacatttctgtaaaaacctgatgcagtaatatttttatgtcttcccAAAAGTGTTTCTAAAAGTTTCCAGTCAGTCCATCTGGACCCGGTGCTTTGGTTAATGATTAACAGCCTTATTAAGTTCTTCTATTGTAATATTGTTGTCACAGGTTTGTTTGTAATTATCTTCTATTTTAGGGatacatgttttaatttgtttaaaaaaggtGAGAGATTTTTGTTCTGAGAATTTGGAGATATACAAATTGctactaaatttaaaaatctctgTTGATATTAATCTTTCATTGTTGGTTtctacattatttattatt includes:
- the LOC116721251 gene encoding uncharacterized protein LOC116721251, with protein sequence MYDDFQFIVEEDLLSALRPIQARKALAAWKFRCRTPETSRSSSNASPDTPPLEQSLSPLSVSSNSSSSNQTSAADWVDTFEIPWEKFSEELMQALERGKRPSPKMRKEMVRIVVSEMMQKSSYLGKRSSTEVAKKMVAKYPKSLQDVIDGDVIGPGYHSLVKQLQYRIDNVKRSTMPKIRKRKRCSENSDTDEIHQEQRAAIQDTYGCINWNVKFLPLGETAESQQQKKDKLKMMSLQKEANPEEMKQLLRTTFYSQRKDINQGKSIQDVLEAWPVLFHDIGMAVHYKELTGLGLKETFMRNMDMKGKRLLNYMNTVCVNKNKRFFQAQTKLKMLRGELDGYSEDVKELMLLLLCYFNENEEAMFFCVEDTCLAEEVQMENVSLTPTVIVCGQSCFHAKRFMLSVDQQIGNNNISCFISALCMMFGSYYCFNIHYPSGLASTLEFLQRCFFSINPDKGSKVEETRKPRLRVNPRVLTLIQKLSDHEWRDV